The DNA segment GCGGAGTCCCTGCAGCCATTCCGCAAACGGCGACCTGCCCTCGGGGGTGAGATATTCCCTTATCTCGATCATCCCGCGTCATCCTTGACGAGAACGAATTGTAGTTTAAATACTACAACGAGACAAGGGATTCATGTTGCAGTGTGGACAGGACAGATGTCCTGCTTGGGAGGGGGACAGATTTCAAATCTGTCCCCATCAGCAAGTGAGCTGCGGGGTGACTGGCAAATCTATTTCCTGGCCTCGGTATACGGGGCGCCGGGGACGATGGCGGCGCGCTCGGCGCGGGGGACGCGGAATGCAAGCACGGAAGGACGACGGGATGGCAATAGGTACTTCCGGTGATGGGTGATCGAATTTTAGGCGTGTTTATGGTTCCCTGCCCTGCGCTGCTCTATTTTCAATCTTCACGCCGGCAGGAATAGACAGGGTAATAGCCGTACCACTGCTGGCCCGCGAGGGGCAGACGCTCGAAGCGGAAGCCGGCCTCGGTGAGCAGCCGCTCCCACAGCGCCTCGCCGGGGATGAGGTTGTGGCCGGCGAAATAATAGCGGCGGATCAGCGCGTGCTCGGCCGGCGTGAGGCGGCCGTCGTCGAGCCAGGACTGGTAAGTGTCGTAAACCCGCTTATTGTCGAGCAGCAGCGTGGCAGGGTCATAGGCGGCGGCGTGACAGCCCCACATGCGCATGCCGAAGCCGAACTCCTCGTCGTTGATGCTGCCGGAGCGGTGGGCGCACAACAGCGCTTCGGCGTCGTGGGCGCGCAGATCGAAGTCGCGCGGGATGAAAATGTTGCGCTGGATCACGGCGCCGCCCGGCACGAGGCAGTCCCGCATGGTGGCGAGTAGCCGGCGGTGCGCCTCCAGGGTGAGCAGGTTGCCGAACAGGCCGTCGCCGAGGACGGCGTCGAACGGCCGCGGCAGCAGGCGCGCGAGCTGCAGCCAGTCGCCCTGGATCACCGTCTCGCGCGTGCGCTGCACGGGCGCAAGCCAGTCGCGATACACCGCGATGGAACGCGGATTGATGTCGACGCACACGGTGGCGCAGCCGAGGTCCGCGCTCAGGCGGCGCAGCTCCGGCGTCATGCCGAGGATCAGAACCCTGCGGTCCCGCGCCTCGCCCCGCAGCGTGCGCAGCAGCGCGGCACGATACGTCGCGACCTCGCGCTCGTCCGGCGAGCCGGCGGCGTAGCGATCCTGTCCGGCGGTCTTGATGCGCGCCTGCAAAGCCTGGTCATCCCACTGTGTCATCGCTGTCGTCCGGTCTGTCTGCTGGCGCCTTTCCCGCACAGCGTATCGGCATGACGGCGGCCAGGCTGCAACGGCCGCGCCATGGCAATCGCGACGGCTTGCTGGTATAAACGCCCCTGTGTGCCGCAATCTGGCGGCCTCCCATCATGGTAACAGCGAGACCGATTCGATGCCCGGCCTGTTCGGCGTTGTGAACCTCGACCCGCGCCGGCCCCTGTCGCGCGAATCCCTGCAGTCGCTGCTGGACCGGCTGGCACGGCCGCTGCGTCATTACGACGGTTACATTACCGGGACGTTCACCGACCCCGGCGCCGGATGCGCCGTCGGCCGCATCGGTCTGCCGCATCACCATACCCGCCCCTGGCCCGATGATGCTCGCACCGTGCAAGCGGAGTCGCATGCCTTCGTCGCCGGCCGGCCGCACGGCGAGACGGCCGCCGCGGGCACGTGGCAGGACACCCGCGCCCGCATCCATCGCGCCGGAGGCTCGTTCGCCGCCGTGCTGCATGCGCCGGCCGCCGGCGAAACGATCATCCTCACCGACCGGCAGGGCTCGCAGCCGGTGTTCTACGCGAGCTGCGACGGCCTGCTTCTGTTCGCGCCGGAGGTAAAGGCGCTGCTCGGCTTCCTGCCGAAGCGGACGGACTTCGACTGGGCGGCGCTCGCCACCTTCCTGTCGAGCGGCTATCTGCTCACGGAACAGAGCTTTTTCACGGCGGTCCGCCGCCTGCCAGGCGGGACCGAGCTCCGCGTCGCGGATGGCAAGGTCGGGCTGCGCCCGTACTGGCAGTTCCGCCCCGGCGAGCACGAACGCGACCGGCCGCTGGAGGACTACGTGCAGGAGGCCGGCGCGCGCATCGATGCGGCGGTCGCCCGCGACCTGGACACCCCTGAGACAACCGCGCTGCTGCTCAGCGGCGGCGTCGATTCGCGCGCGATCCTCGGCGCAGGCTATCGCGCCCTCGGCGGCGACGGGGCACGCCTGCACGCGGTCACCTGGGGCTGTGCGCCCGAACGCACGGGCGCGGACATCGGGATCGCGCGGCAACTCGCCGCACGGCTGGGCGTCCGTCACGAAGTGATGGCGATGGACATGGCCGCGTTCGGCGAGTACGGAGCGACCTTCCGGCGAGTGAATCACCTGCTGGACGGGATGAGCGCATCGGCGGTGCTGCACGCGGACAAGTTCGCCGCCACAGAACGTCTGTACGCGCGTGGCGTACGTATCCTGCTGCGCGGCGAGCAGAGCTTCGGCTTTGCGGAGCGGGAATACAGCACGCGCGGCTCACTGTCGAAACTTGGCCTGCGCCGTTTCCGCGACAGCGCGCTGCTGCAGCGCGTCGTCGCGCCGGACGCGCACCGCGCCTGCGCGGAAGCCTCGGACCATGTAATGGACGCCATGACGCGCGAGGCCGACGCGCTCGACCCGAACGACTTCACGCACCGCGCCTATTTCCGCGACCGCTATCAGCGCCTGAGCGGCGCGGCGGCGTACTACAAGCAGGTGCTGATGGACCATCGCTCGCCGCTGATGGATGACCCCGTCCTCGACCTGATCGAACGACTGCCCAAGCCCTGCCGCGACGACAAGGCGCTGCTGTATCGCACGGTGGAACGGCGCTACCCCGAGCTGGCCGGTATCGATTACGCCGGGCGTAACAACCTGGAGGACTGGGAGGGTCTGCTCGCAACCGACACGCCGGTGCGGCGCTACGCCCGTGCCGAGCTGGCCGACGATGCCTCCGGCGTGTGGGAACTGCTGGACCGCAAGACCCTGCTGACGCTGCTCGACCAGGTGGCGCCCGCCGCCGCGGCGCCGCGGCGCAGCGGGATCGCGGGCACACTCCGCGCACGCCTGAAACCCCTGCTCTACCGGGCCGCACCGCGACTGGCGGCCGCGCAGCGGCTGGCCAGGTCTAAAAACGATATACCGGCATACAAACTACTGATCCGGGCACTGATTCTGAAACACTGGCACGACAGCTTCGTGCGGCAGTGACGCGCGGCCCGCGCGACGGGCTGCCGCCGGGCCGGAGCTCTGGTAGGATTTTGCCATGAGCCCGGGATCGACAAACCCGCCCCTGCTGGACGCGGACAGCGCGGCCTTTCTGAACTCGCCGGTGAATTCTGTCAACGTCGCCACACGCGATGCGGACAACGTGCCGGCGGTGGCGCGCGCGCAGGGCTGCCGTGTATCGGATGACCGGCGCCGGGTGACGCTGCTGTTCCCGTCGTCACGGTCCGCGGACGTGCTGCGCAACCTGCGCGCGAACGGCGCGCTCTCGATGGCGATGACACGGCCGCTCACGGCGCAGGCGCTGCAATTGAAAGGGACGGTGGCGCGCATCGAACCGGCCACGCCGGAACAGCGCGCCTCGGTCGAACCCTACCGCCTCGCCTTCGCCGCCGAGCTTGAATCCCTGGGCTACGGCCGCGAGTTCGCGCAGGGTGTGGTCCCGCCCCTCGAGGACGAGTGCATTGCGGTGACCTTCACGCCGGCGGCGGTGTTCGTGGCGACGCCGGGACCGAACGCCGGCAGGAAGCTGGGGGCGGAGTCGTGAACCTCACGCTCGACGCGATCCGCAACTGTTTCGAGGGCGCAATCCCCGCGGTGATCGCCACCTGCGCACCGGACGGCACTCCCAATGCGTCCTATCTCTCGCAGGTGCATTACGTGGACAGTGCGCACGTGGCGCTGTCATTCCAGTTTTTCTCCAAGACGCGCGAGAACGTGCTGGCCAACCCGCGCGCGACGGTGCAGGTGATCGATCCGGCCAACGGCGAGCACTATCGCCTCGCACTGCTCTACCTGCGCACGGAGTCGGAGGGCCCGCTGTTCGAATACCTGAAGGCGAAGCTCGCGGGCGTGGCCTCGCATACCGGCATGAGCAAGGTGTTCGTGCTGCGCGGCGCGGACGTGTACCGCGTGCTCGAGGTGCGCTGCGCCACCGGCGGCGCGCCGGCCGCCTCGCCGCTGCGGCCGAGCCGCATGCCTGCCCTGCGCGCCTGCGCGCGGCGGCTGCTGGCGCACAGCGATCTGACCGCGCTGCTAGACGAGCTGCTGTGCGGCCTGCGCGAGCACTTCGGAATCGGGCATGCGATGGTGCTGATGTATGACCCGGCGATCGAGCGGCTCTATACGGTCGCGAGCAGCGGCTACGCGGAGTCCGGCGTCGGCTCCGAGGTGGCGCTCGGCGCAGGCGTGATCGGCGTGGCGGCGCGCGAGCGCGCACCGATCCGCATCAGTTACATGAGCAGCGATTATGTCTACAGCCGCGCGGTGCGCGCGGGCCTGACGGCCGGCGAACTGGAGACCGAGATTCCCTTTCCCGGCCTGGAACAGCCGCGCACCCAGCTCGCGGTGCCGATCCTGCTCGGCGAGCACCTGCTCGGCGTGCTCTACGCGGAGAGTGAGCGCGATGTCAGCTTCAACTACGAGGACGAGGACGCGCTGGTGACGCTGGCCGACCAGCTCGCGCTGCAGTTGCAGAATATCCAGCAGGCGGTCGAGGTACAGGAGGCGCGTGCGCCCGCGCGGCCGGCGCAGGCGATGGTCGGCGGAACAC comes from the Gammaproteobacteria bacterium genome and includes:
- a CDS encoding class I SAM-dependent methyltransferase produces the protein MTQWDDQALQARIKTAGQDRYAAGSPDEREVATYRAALLRTLRGEARDRRVLILGMTPELRRLSADLGCATVCVDINPRSIAVYRDWLAPVQRTRETVIQGDWLQLARLLPRPFDAVLGDGLFGNLLTLEAHRRLLATMRDCLVPGGAVIQRNIFIPRDFDLRAHDAEALLCAHRSGSINDEEFGFGMRMWGCHAAAYDPATLLLDNKRVYDTYQSWLDDGRLTPAEHALIRRYYFAGHNLIPGEALWERLLTEAGFRFERLPLAGQQWYGYYPVYSCRRED
- a CDS encoding pyridoxamine 5'-phosphate oxidase family protein produces the protein MSPGSTNPPLLDADSAAFLNSPVNSVNVATRDADNVPAVARAQGCRVSDDRRRVTLLFPSSRSADVLRNLRANGALSMAMTRPLTAQALQLKGTVARIEPATPEQRASVEPYRLAFAAELESLGYGREFAQGVVPPLEDECIAVTFTPAAVFVATPGPNAGRKLGAES
- a CDS encoding GAF domain-containing protein encodes the protein MNLTLDAIRNCFEGAIPAVIATCAPDGTPNASYLSQVHYVDSAHVALSFQFFSKTRENVLANPRATVQVIDPANGEHYRLALLYLRTESEGPLFEYLKAKLAGVASHTGMSKVFVLRGADVYRVLEVRCATGGAPAASPLRPSRMPALRACARRLLAHSDLTALLDELLCGLREHFGIGHAMVLMYDPAIERLYTVASSGYAESGVGSEVALGAGVIGVAARERAPIRISYMSSDYVYSRAVRAGLTAGELETEIPFPGLEQPRTQLAVPILLGEHLLGVLYAESERDVSFNYEDEDALVTLADQLALQLQNIQQAVEVQEARAPARPAQAMVGGTPLTVRRFRANDSVFIGDDYLIKGVAGAIFWRLVSDYTAQQRIDFSNRELRLDPKLRLPDICDNLEARLTLLQRRLAERCPYIRIEKTGRGRFRLHVDRPLTLIEAAG